In Drosophila santomea strain STO CAGO 1482 chromosome 2L, Prin_Dsan_1.1, whole genome shotgun sequence, a single window of DNA contains:
- the LOC122756480 gene encoding uncharacterized protein LOC122756480, whose product MNAFLSERYRTLEAIEDMKPTQAVPKRLQSFETKQPPRPSSRNASASTSAVQTFFASGSSAVLLSTAIIDVCHLGTNYRARALIDSGSEATFISERLFNLIKLPFRNTQTHVSGLNHSVSAKSSKLCHFGIRSPTKPGLQLDTEAYVLPELSGKLPSYPIPRNSLKDLPALRWADPTFFESSQIDVLIGADILPSIMMDGTRQNICGSLLGQETIFGWVLTGPISKGKPKRVASFTTQVHQIGDPDSLDTLLSKFWEVEDLPVKMVKESDSYCERNFLQTTTKDASGRYVVTLPFRDPENTGSDLGYSRSIALAQFLRNENRLKRDFPLKEQYDSVIQEYLDLGHMKEVPPTHNSPSYHLPHHAVVKPESTTTKLRVVFNASSPSANGTSLNDIFHAGPVLQSDLTIQVLKWRYFQYVFSADITKMYRQIWVDPKHTPFQRMLFRNKEGDIRDFELKTVTFGVNCAPFLAIRVLQQLAEDIQAPFPNASRIIQQHMYVDDVLAGANSVNEAQSSIRELQAALSASGFPLRKWTSNNKSVLKDVPAEHLLHSEFLDIDAESTAKKLGIRWRAKSDEFYFVPPEIVVEPSYTKREVLSQIARLFDTAGWLAPFIIRSKMFMQEIWLQNLGWDDKLPTEMSQRWQSFLDEYSDLNQIRVPRWIWYQPEVIIEHHGFCDASQRAYGAAIYIRVEMGERILTRLLTAKTRVAPVKTVSLPRLELCGAVLLTEMVTAILPHMPSANSDIRCWTDSTIVLAWLRKPACNWTTFVANRVAKITQATPVDCWAHVRSEQNSADLASRGVSLHELAENHLWWHGPEWLQGPRELWPAQSDTLPVTELKQRAVKVHFVKAPSIDFLERFSKLDKALRVLVYVQRFLKRCRKDLLALTPGHFLIGGPLLSTAEPEIKGEAKSIINRWQHLKAQHQQFSARRKEEYLKELHKRNKWQFPTRNLQADDMVVVKEDNLPPNEWRLGRIVSAFPGADDRIRVVEIRTSRGTIKRPVHKVILLLMEDKESSVPRD is encoded by the exons ATGAATGCCTTCCTGAGCGAAAGGTATCGGACATTGGAAGCCATCGAAGATATGAAACCGACTCAGGCAGTTCCAAAAAGGCTTCAATCCTTCGAGACAAAG CAACCTCCGAGACCCTCCAGCAGAAATGCATCGGCAAGCACCTCAGcggtgcaaacttttttcgcGTCCGGCAGTTCAGCCGTCCTACTGAGCACAGCGATCATTGACGTGTGCCATTTGGGGACGAACTACCGAGCCCGAGCCTTAATCGACTCGGGATCCGAGGCGACGTTCATTTCAGAGCGCCTGTTCAACCTCATCAAGTTGCCATTCCGCAACACCCAGACCCATGTCTCCGGGTTAAATCATTCGGTCTCCGCGAAATCCTCGAAGCTGTGTCACTTCGGGATTCGCTCTCCTACTAAGCCAGGTCTACAGTTAGACACTGAAGCGTACGTCCTTCCGGAGCTCTCAGGCAAACTGCCCTCCTATCCGATCCCTCGGAATTCTTTGAAGGACCTGCCCGCACTCCGCTGGGCAGATCCTACCttttttgagagctctcaaattGATGTACTGATCGGGGCTGACATTCTACCATCCATAATGATGGATGGCAcccgacaaaatatttgcggctcgctcctgggccaagaaactattttcgggTGGGTGCTAACGGGGCCGATTTCCAAGGGTAAACCGAAACGGGTCGCATCCTTCACGACCCAGGTGCACCAAATAGGCGACCCTGATTCGCTCGACACGCTTCTCAGCAAgttctgggaggtggaggatctaCCAGTAAAGATGGTAAAAGAGTCGGACTCCTATTGTGAAAGGAACTTcctccaaacaacaacaaaagacgcaAGCGGGAGGTACGTGGTGACGCTCCCGTTCCGGGACCCCGAGAATACCGGTTCCGATTTAGGATATTCAAGGTCCATTGCGTTAGCTCAGTTTCTTAGAAacgaaaatcgtttaaaaagagacttccccttaaaagagcaatatGACAGCGTGATCCAGGAGTACCTGGATCTGGGTCATATGAAAGAAGTTCCGCCGACTCACAATTCTCCCTCGTATCATCTTCCTCATCACGCGGTAGTTAAGCCCGAAAGCACCACtacaaagcttcgcgttgtattCAACGCTTCAAGTCCGTCGGCAAATGGGACCAGCTTAAATGATATCTTTCATGCTGGTCCAGtcttacaatccgatctaacGATCCAGGTCCTGAAATGGCGTTATTTTCAATACGTCTTCAGTGCAGACATTACGAAAATGTATCGTCAGATCTGGGTCGATCCAAAACATACCCCGTTTCAAAGAATGCTGTTCCGAAACAAGGAAGGAGATATCCGAGACTTTGAACTAAAAACAGTTACCTTCGGGGTCAACTGCGCCCCCTTCCTCGCCATTCGAGTCTTGCAACAGCTGGCAGAGGATATCCAAGCGCCATTTCCAAATGCCAGCCGCATCATCCAGCAGCACATGTACGTCGACGACGTTCTGGCAGGGGCGAATTCCGTAAACGAAGCCCAAAGTTCGATTCGAGAGTTGCAAGCAGCCCTAAGTGCCTCCGGGTTTCCGCTAAgaaagtggacctcgaacaacaaaagcgtccTTAAAGACGTCCCGGCCGAACACCTCCTTCATAGCGAGTTCCTCGACATCGATGCCGAAAGCACGGCCAAGAAGCTCGGTATTCGGTGGAGGGCAAAGTCCGACGAATTTTATTTCGTTCCCCCCGAAATAGTTGTGGAACCCTCCTATACAAAGCGGGAAGTTTTGTCCCAAATCGCTAGGTTGTTCGATACTGCCGGGTGGCTCGCGCCGTTCATAATCcgttcaaaaatgttcatgcaggagatttggttGCAGAACTTAGGCTGGGACGATAAGCTTCCCACTGAAATGAGTCAGCGGTGGCAATCGTTTTTAGACGAGTATTCCGACCTCAACCAGATCCGCGTTCCGAGATGGATCTGGTACCAGCCTGAGGTAATCATAGAGCACCACGGTTTCTGTGACGCGTCTCAGAGAGCCTATGGAGCGGCTATATACATCCGCGTCGAGATGGGGGAAAGGATCCTGACTCGCCTGCTTACAGCCAAAACACGAGTGGCCCCGGTAAAAACCGTCTCCCTTCCTCGGCTAGAGCTCTGTGGTGCCGTGCTGTTAACCGAAATGGTGACAGCAATCCTTCCGCACATGCCCTCCGCCAATTCAGATATCCGCTGCTGGACAGATTCCACAATCGTCTTAGCCTGGCTACGAAAGCCTGCGTGCAACtggaccacatttgtggcCAACAGAGTTGCCAAGATCACGCAGGCGACGCCAGTCGACTGTTGGGCACACGTTCGCTCAGAACAAAATTCCGCCGATCTAGCCAGTCGAGGCGTATCCCTACATGAATTGGCAGAAAACCATctctggtggcacggaccagAGTGGCTGCAAGGGCCACGAGAGCTATGGCCAGCACAAAGCGACACTCTTCCAGTGACAGAACTAAAACAGCGCGCGgtcaaagtgcattttgtcaAGGCCCCGTCCATCGACTTTCTCGAACGTTTCTCCAAATTGGACAAGGCCCTGCGAGTTCTGGTCTATGTTCAACGCTTCCTTAAACGCTGCCGCAAAG atttgctggccctcACACCAGGCCATTTCCTCATTGGAGGGCCGTTGCTTTCCACGGCGGAACCCGAGATAAAGGGCGAAGCCAAGTCTATAATAAATCGATGGCAACACCTCAAGGCACAACATCAGCAGTTTAGTGCACGGcggaaagaggagtatcttaAAGAACTCCATAAACGTAACAAATGGCAATTTCCGACCAGGAACCTCCAAGCCGACGATATGGTAGTTGTCAAGGAGGACAATCTACCACCGAACGAatggcggctcggcagaatcgtttctgcctttccaggagccgacgACCGCATTCGAGTCGTTGAGATCCGTACGTCTCGCGGCACCATAAAACGCCCTGTCCACAAGGTTATTCTTCTACTGATGGAGGACAAAGAGTCCTCCGTTCCTAGGGATTAG
- the LOC120455550 gene encoding uncharacterized protein LOC120455550 produces the protein MAPRPRATQSLESRRTRGIKSYRCRVCSGIHPLRKCKRFHKLSAEKRLRVVLINKYCSNCLAHQHSGGDCRSQDGCKKCGGDHQTLLHMHEVLPAPTPGALPAPTRRERHPAAPRPVRISGTPPPAPVANNRPRPKVSVASPSVAAGQQKAVPILPTAVVVLDTGSKTFETGAMIDPCMPVSSIDRSLAAAFRLPITRLGDDEVCSVTLRSRTSTFRLNVVLKIEPNLRIRTPIRAVSDAARAKFDGVRLADERFHRPATISLVLGSDVYANLIQPGFLKIEDGLPVAQNTVFGWTVSGACTE, from the exons atggctcctcgtcctcgtgccACGCAGTcgttggagagcagacgtactcGAGGTATTAAATCCTACCGCTGCCGAGTCTGCTCTggaatccatcctcttcggaagtgcaagaggttccacaaactgagcgctgaaaagcgccttcgggtagtacttattaataagtactgCTCGAACTGCCTCGCCCATCAGCACTCAGGAGGAGACTGCCGCAGCCAAGACGGATGCAAGAAGTGTGGAGGCGACCACCAAACCCtactccacatgcacgaggtCCTCCCCGCTCCGACCCCGGGAGCGCTACCAGCTCCGACGCGCAGAGAGCGCCATCCCGCTGCACCTCGTCCGGTCCGGATTTCCGGCACTCCGCCAC CAGCCCCAGTCGCCAACAATCGCCCGCGTCCGAAGGTCTCCGTCGCGTCTCCGTCGGTGGCAGCGGGGCAGCAGAAGGCTGTCCCCATCCTGCCTACAGCCGTCGTCGTGCTGGACACGGGCTCGAAGACTTTCGAGACCGGCGCCATGATCGACCCATGCATGCCGGTGAGCAGCATCGACCGGTCGTTGGCGGCTGCGTTCCGGCTGCCCATCACCCGGCTGGGAGACGACGAGGTCTGCTCGGTGACACTCCGGTCCCGAACAAGCACCTTCCGACTCAACGTCGTCCTGAAGATCGAACCCAATCTAAGGATCCGGACACCCATCCGAGCTGTGAGCGACGCCGCAAGGGCCAAATTTGACGGTGTTCGTCTCGCGGACGAGCGCTTCCACCGGCCGGCCACCATCTCCCTCGTGTTGGGATCAGATGTATATGCCAATCTGATCCAACCGGGGTTCCTAAAGATTGAGGATGGGTTGCCCGTCGCGCAGAACACGGTGTTCGGATGGACCGTTTCTGGAGCGTGCACGGAATGA